One Megamonas hypermegale genomic window carries:
- a CDS encoding LrgB family protein: MLQDLIFNSALFGLILSLVAYEIGLRIKAKLKLAIFNPLLISIVLIIAVLLVFDIDYEEYNNGAKYLGYLLTPATMCLAVPLYEQLEILKKNVKAIMAGIISGVITSMSSILALSIIFNFSHTEYVTILPKSITTAIGIGISEELGGIVTITVAVIIITGIFGNMTAEFVCKVFKINEPIARGVAIGSSAHAMGTAKAIEMGPIEAAISSLTIAVAGIVTVVAVSFYATLL, from the coding sequence ATGTTACAGGATTTAATATTCAATTCTGCACTGTTTGGATTAATTTTAAGTTTAGTTGCTTATGAAATTGGTTTACGCATAAAGGCAAAATTAAAATTAGCAATATTTAATCCATTGCTCATTTCCATAGTTTTAATCATTGCCGTGTTACTTGTCTTTGATATCGATTATGAAGAATACAATAATGGCGCAAAATATTTAGGTTATTTATTGACACCGGCTACAATGTGCTTAGCCGTTCCATTATATGAACAGTTAGAAATACTTAAAAAGAACGTGAAAGCAATTATGGCAGGTATTATATCTGGTGTAATCACAAGTATGAGTTCTATTTTAGCATTGTCTATAATCTTTAATTTCTCACATACTGAATACGTTACAATATTGCCAAAATCCATTACAACTGCTATAGGTATTGGTATTTCTGAAGAACTTGGCGGTATAGTTACCATCACAGTTGCTGTTATCATCATCACTGGTATTTTCGGTAATATGACAGCAGAATTTGTCTGCAAGGTATTTAAAATCAATGAACCGATTGCTCGCGGTGTTGCTATTGGTTCTTCTGCACATGCCATGGGTACAGCTAAAGCTATTGAAATGGGACCGATTGAGGCTGCTATCAGTAGTTTAACTATTGCTGTTGCTGGTATCGTAACTGTTGTTGCTGTATCTTTCTATGCTACTTTATTATAA
- a CDS encoding DUF3800 domain-containing protein, producing the protein MQNLFFFFDDSGTLHISNDIGKFVYAGFVFTSRKDIDSARVRYTNLVKQIQKTLKTTRELKACNLRPKYKRALYNVLRKENSIALVVDISKTYDKILYSSHSICRYKDYILKIAIQTEIDKLIEANTLNPYEDISIYIYIDEQFATTDGIYGLREALKEEMQFGIFNYNYSKIQNSIFKSEVNVHLSYCDSKVNYMIQACDILANRIFCSYKYKKNTLRDIPNHLCLTFP; encoded by the coding sequence ATGCAAAATCTTTTTTTCTTTTTTGATGATTCAGGCACACTGCATATTTCTAATGATATCGGAAAATTTGTCTATGCTGGCTTTGTATTTACTTCGCGCAAAGACATTGATAGCGCGCGAGTTCGCTATACTAATCTAGTAAAACAAATTCAAAAAACACTAAAAACCACGCGTGAACTCAAAGCTTGTAATCTGCGACCAAAATATAAACGTGCTTTATACAATGTACTGCGCAAAGAAAATAGTATTGCCCTAGTTGTCGATATTTCTAAAACGTATGATAAAATACTCTATTCTTCTCATTCTATTTGTCGCTATAAAGATTATATTTTAAAAATAGCAATTCAAACTGAAATTGACAAATTGATTGAAGCAAATACTTTAAATCCTTATGAAGATATTTCTATCTATATTTACATTGATGAACAATTCGCAACGACTGATGGCATTTACGGTTTACGTGAAGCATTAAAAGAAGAAATGCAATTTGGTATTTTTAATTACAATTACAGTAAAATACAAAATTCAATATTTAAAAGTGAAGTAAATGTACATCTGTCTTATTGTGATTCAAAAGTAAATTACATGATACAAGCCTGTGATATTCTTGCCAATCGTATTTTTTGTTCATATAAATATAAAAAAAATACATTGCGTGATATACCCAATCATCTTTGCTTGACTTTTCCCTAA
- a CDS encoding aminotransferase class IV: MQNLGYYNGKYDLIENMMIPMTDRVHWFGDGVYDATCARNYQIMELKAHIDRFFNSAKALNINLGFDKEYLADLLQELVHKLDEGDLFVYWQVTRGGNGFRSHSYDSEVKANLWITITPEKVTKIDKKFKLTMMEDKRYQYCNIKTLNLIPSVLAAQFAKEKNCDETVFHRGNIVTECAHSNIHILKDGKLITHPADEYILPGIARANLIKVCHALNIEVEERPFTLEELFAADEIIVSSSGDLCNSAYELDGKAIGGKDEKTLSKIQKYIADKWLKD, translated from the coding sequence ATGCAAAATTTAGGTTATTATAATGGTAAATATGATTTAATTGAAAATATGATGATACCAATGACTGACCGCGTGCATTGGTTTGGTGATGGCGTTTATGATGCTACTTGTGCGAGAAATTATCAAATAATGGAACTTAAAGCACATATCGACAGATTTTTTAACAGTGCTAAAGCTTTAAATATAAATCTCGGTTTTGATAAAGAGTATTTAGCTGATTTATTGCAAGAATTAGTGCATAAATTAGATGAAGGCGATTTATTCGTATATTGGCAAGTTACACGCGGTGGAAATGGATTTAGAAGCCATAGCTATGATAGCGAGGTAAAAGCAAATCTTTGGATTACGATAACACCAGAAAAAGTGACTAAAATAGATAAAAAATTTAAACTTACAATGATGGAGGATAAACGCTATCAGTATTGCAATATAAAGACATTGAATTTAATTCCAAGTGTATTAGCTGCTCAATTTGCTAAAGAAAAAAATTGTGATGAAACTGTATTTCATCGTGGAAATATCGTAACGGAATGTGCTCATAGCAATATCCATATCTTAAAAGATGGAAAGTTAATCACTCATCCTGCTGATGAATATATTTTACCAGGGATTGCTCGTGCTAATTTAATAAAAGTATGCCATGCTTTAAATATTGAAGTGGAAGAAAGACCTTTCACGCTGGAAGAACTATTTGCAGCTGATGAAATCATCGTCAGCAGTTCAGGTGATTTATGTAACAGTGCATATGAATTAGATGGTAAAGCTATCGGTGGCAAAGATGAAAAAACTCTTAGTAAAATTCAAAAATATATCGCTGATAAATGGCTTAAAGACTAA
- the surE gene encoding 5'/3'-nucleotidase SurE yields MRILLVNDDGIFAEGINILAKELTKNHEVYICAPKGEQSGMSQALSVGIPLRVKVENLPISVKKAFSIDGRPADCTKLALEVLLKDEQIDMVISGINKGANLGTDVLYSGTVGAALEGYNHKVRSLAVSVSSKSEISFEQIAKIVASKLDDFCKTDNLFMYNINFPIELNSGKIEFVFTKQGFRRYENEFDTVVLDDGSIAYKMQGRAKDIGNDEFTDIATVNRGCISVTPLTLERTDFIKLNKLNS; encoded by the coding sequence TTGCGAATTTTATTGGTTAATGATGATGGTATTTTTGCTGAAGGCATAAACATTTTAGCAAAAGAATTGACAAAAAATCATGAAGTATATATCTGTGCTCCAAAAGGTGAACAAAGTGGCATGTCTCAAGCTTTATCAGTTGGAATACCGCTCAGAGTAAAAGTAGAGAATTTGCCTATATCTGTAAAAAAAGCTTTTAGTATTGATGGAAGACCAGCAGATTGTACTAAATTAGCGCTGGAAGTATTGTTAAAAGATGAACAGATAGACATGGTTATCTCGGGCATAAATAAAGGTGCAAATCTTGGTACAGATGTGCTTTATTCTGGTACAGTAGGCGCAGCACTTGAAGGGTATAATCATAAAGTGCGTTCTTTAGCGGTGTCTGTTTCGAGTAAATCAGAAATTTCTTTTGAACAGATAGCTAAAATTGTGGCAAGTAAATTAGATGATTTTTGTAAAACAGATAATTTATTTATGTATAATATAAATTTTCCTATTGAATTAAATAGTGGTAAAATAGAATTTGTGTTTACAAAACAAGGTTTTCGTCGTTATGAAAATGAATTTGATACTGTTGTTTTAGATGATGGCAGTATTGCTTATAAAATGCAAGGTAGAGCAAAAGATATTGGCAATGATGAATTTACAGACATTGCTACAGTAAATCGAGGCTGTATTTCTGTAACACCATTAACCTTGGAACGTACAGATTTTATAAAGCTAAATAAATTAAACAGTTAA
- the proC gene encoding pyrroline-5-carboxylate reductase, whose translation MFNDLKLGIIGFGNMGSAIATGLIRQGALSGNQIYACAKNWDKLCKNTQSKGINPCKTAKEVVDNVDMVIIAVKPYMIEEVITPIKQELQQKTVISIAANFPFAKYEEILLPGTHHLSTIPNTPVSIGEGIFICENTNSLSEAELKLFTELFSTISVVQFVDTKQLSIGGTVAGCGPAFASMFIEALADAGVMHGLSRQIAYRLASQMVVGTGKLQLETGAHPGAMKDVVCSPAGTTIVGVATLERKGFRSAVIDAIDAIESK comes from the coding sequence ATGTTTAACGATTTAAAATTAGGCATCATCGGTTTTGGCAATATGGGCAGTGCTATTGCAACTGGTTTAATTCGCCAAGGAGCACTTAGCGGTAATCAAATTTATGCTTGTGCTAAAAATTGGGATAAACTTTGCAAAAACACTCAAAGCAAAGGTATTAATCCTTGCAAAACAGCTAAAGAAGTTGTAGATAATGTCGATATGGTCATCATCGCTGTAAAACCGTATATGATTGAAGAAGTCATCACACCGATAAAACAGGAATTACAACAAAAAACAGTGATTTCCATAGCGGCAAATTTCCCATTTGCTAAATATGAAGAAATTTTATTGCCAGGTACACACCATTTAAGCACAATACCAAATACACCTGTATCAATTGGCGAAGGTATTTTTATCTGTGAAAATACTAATTCATTGAGCGAAGCAGAATTAAAATTATTCACAGAACTGTTTTCAACTATCTCTGTAGTGCAATTTGTGGATACGAAACAACTTTCTATCGGTGGAACAGTTGCTGGCTGTGGCCCTGCCTTTGCTAGTATGTTCATTGAAGCATTGGCTGATGCCGGTGTAATGCATGGCTTATCCCGTCAAATAGCGTATAGATTGGCAAGTCAAATGGTAGTGGGAACTGGTAAATTGCAATTAGAAACAGGCGCTCATCCTGGTGCTATGAAAGATGTTGTATGTTCTCCAGCTGGCACAACTATTGTCGGCGTTGCTACATTAGAACGCAAAGGCTTTAGAAGTGCTGTAATCGATGCCATTGATGCCATTGAAAGCAAATAA
- a CDS encoding ExbD/TolR family protein: MNIRSNRVARQPRLMIIPMIDIIFFLMVFFLFSTLQMVYQKSMPVNLPVASQNQQEVPKPIAITITTDGTISIGDTVVEIEEVQSRVEQLADKSETPVILRADENVEHGKVIAVMDEVKKAGVTKLAIATEEKK, encoded by the coding sequence ATGAATATAAGAAGTAATCGCGTGGCTCGCCAACCGCGTTTAATGATAATTCCCATGATAGATATCATTTTCTTCTTAATGGTATTTTTCTTATTCAGTACATTGCAAATGGTATATCAAAAATCCATGCCTGTAAATTTACCCGTAGCATCACAAAATCAACAAGAAGTGCCTAAACCTATAGCGATAACTATAACAACAGATGGAACGATTAGCATTGGCGATACAGTAGTGGAAATCGAAGAAGTGCAATCTCGCGTAGAACAATTAGCCGATAAATCAGAAACGCCAGTCATTTTACGAGCTGATGAAAATGTAGAGCATGGCAAAGTCATTGCGGTTATGGATGAAGTAAAAAAAGCTGGTGTCACTAAATTGGCAATTGCTACAGAAGAAAAGAAATAA
- a CDS encoding adenosylhomocysteinase codes for MKSIIKDITLAPSGHDKIAWVKNFMPVLRHIDEEYSKTKPFSGKRMVMTMHLEAKTAYLALVLKNAGAEVIATGSNPLSTQDDVVAALVEDGITVFAKYDCTPEEYDAYIDMALATKPDMIMDDGGDLVYRIHNQHPELIPNIIGGSEETTTGVIRDKALANEGKLKFPMLAANDAYCKYLFDNRYGTGQSTWDGIMRTTNLVVAGKTVVIAGYGWCGKGGAMRAKGLGANVVITEVDPIKAIEAVFDGFRVMPMNEAAKIGDIFLTLTGDVNVIDGEDFAVMKDGAVLANSGHFDVEINKNDLLASSVSHRVVRKNIEEYVQKDGRKLYLLAEGRLVNLAAGDGHPAEIMDLSFAVQFFSALHVVNHHEELENKVYVMPEEINTEIAKIKLKALGVSIDELTKEQYDYLNKAN; via the coding sequence ATGAAATCTATAATTAAAGATATTACATTGGCACCATCTGGTCATGACAAAATTGCATGGGTAAAAAACTTTATGCCTGTACTTCGCCATATCGACGAAGAATATTCCAAAACAAAACCATTTTCAGGTAAACGCATGGTTATGACTATGCATCTTGAAGCAAAAACAGCTTATTTGGCATTAGTATTAAAAAATGCTGGCGCAGAAGTAATTGCAACAGGCAGTAATCCTCTTTCTACACAAGATGATGTAGTAGCAGCTTTAGTAGAAGATGGTATCACTGTATTTGCAAAATACGATTGCACACCAGAAGAATATGATGCTTATATTGATATGGCACTTGCTACAAAACCAGATATGATTATGGATGATGGCGGTGATTTAGTATATCGTATTCACAACCAACACCCAGAACTCATTCCTAATATCATCGGTGGTAGTGAAGAAACAACAACTGGTGTTATTCGCGATAAAGCACTCGCTAATGAAGGAAAATTAAAATTCCCAATGCTCGCAGCAAACGATGCTTATTGCAAATATTTATTTGATAATAGATACGGTACTGGTCAATCCACTTGGGATGGTATCATGCGCACGACTAACCTCGTTGTTGCTGGTAAAACAGTAGTAATCGCAGGTTATGGCTGGTGCGGTAAAGGTGGCGCTATGCGTGCTAAAGGTCTTGGTGCAAACGTAGTAATCACTGAAGTAGACCCAATCAAAGCTATTGAAGCTGTATTTGATGGTTTCCGCGTAATGCCAATGAATGAAGCTGCTAAAATCGGTGATATCTTCCTCACTTTAACTGGTGATGTAAATGTTATCGATGGTGAAGACTTCGCTGTAATGAAAGACGGCGCAGTTTTAGCTAACTCCGGTCATTTTGATGTAGAAATTAACAAAAATGATTTACTTGCTTCTTCCGTATCTCATCGTGTTGTTCGTAAAAACATTGAAGAATACGTACAAAAAGACGGCCGTAAATTATATCTCTTAGCTGAAGGTAGACTTGTAAACCTCGCAGCAGGTGATGGACATCCAGCTGAAATCATGGATTTATCCTTCGCTGTACAATTCTTCTCTGCACTCCATGTTGTAAATCATCATGAAGAACTTGAAAATAAAGTTTACGTTATGCCAGAAGAAATCAATACAGAAATCGCTAAAATTAAATTGAAAGCTTTAGGCGTTTCCATTGATGAACTCACTAAAGAACAATATGATTATTTAAATAAAGCTAACTAA
- a CDS encoding Crp/Fnr family transcriptional regulator, translating into MQNYLDILQKSALFADVDKRDIEKMLGCLLANIKTYNKNEYIVKASHTLLDVGIVLEGRINIIKEDYWGNRSILTTLKTGELFGEAFACAKTQYNIFSVVAAEKSKIMFINYEKITSPCQFACNFHTKIIKNMLKLMAQKNIMLTTKIEHLTQKTTRDKILSYLSTEAIKQNSHNFTIPFNRQELADFLSVDRSAMSAELSRMHKDGLIDYNKNKFTLNKEADF; encoded by the coding sequence ATGCAAAATTATTTGGATATATTACAAAAATCAGCGTTATTTGCAGATGTAGATAAAAGAGATATTGAAAAGATGTTAGGCTGTTTACTTGCTAATATCAAAACTTACAATAAAAATGAATACATCGTTAAAGCTTCACACACGCTATTAGATGTAGGCATCGTTTTAGAGGGCAGAATTAATATTATCAAAGAAGACTATTGGGGTAATCGCAGTATCTTAACTACATTAAAAACAGGTGAACTATTCGGCGAAGCATTTGCTTGTGCTAAAACACAGTACAATATTTTTAGCGTAGTAGCTGCTGAAAAATCAAAAATCATGTTCATCAATTACGAAAAAATAACTTCACCATGCCAATTTGCTTGCAATTTTCATACAAAGATAATTAAAAATATGTTGAAGTTAATGGCACAAAAAAATATCATGCTGACGACTAAAATTGAGCATTTAACACAAAAAACTACACGTGATAAAATTTTATCTTATTTATCCACTGAAGCCATTAAACAAAATAGTCATAATTTCACTATCCCTTTTAACCGCCAAGAACTAGCTGATTTTTTATCTGTAGATAGAAGTGCCATGTCAGCAGAACTTTCACGCATGCATAAAGATGGACTAATCGATTATAATAAAAATAAATTTACCTTAAATAAAGAAGCTGATTTTTAG
- a CDS encoding CidA/LrgA family protein, whose protein sequence is MRLLEQFGIILTLTFIVETVKELIPLPIPASIYGLILMLTLLKLKIIPIISVKHASKFLLETMPIMFIPAAVGLLNTWDVIRSLLIPLTLVVSLSTVIVMVISGHITQFVINFSRRKEVQ, encoded by the coding sequence ATGAGATTGCTTGAACAATTTGGTATTATTTTGACATTGACTTTTATCGTAGAAACAGTTAAGGAGCTTATTCCGTTACCTATCCCTGCTAGTATTTATGGACTTATATTGATGCTCACTTTATTAAAATTAAAAATAATTCCTATCATTTCTGTAAAACACGCTAGCAAATTTTTATTAGAAACAATGCCTATCATGTTTATTCCAGCCGCTGTTGGGCTTTTAAATACATGGGATGTAATTCGTTCATTGCTTATTCCGCTCACACTCGTTGTCAGCTTGTCTACCGTTATCGTTATGGTTATTTCAGGACATATCACTCAATTCGTTATCAATTTCAGTAGAAGAAAAGAGGTTCAATAA
- a CDS encoding carboxymuconolactone decarboxylase family protein — translation MKKLLCLFAMVCFILGTTGVSFANAKDSSLSEKEKAIVPIASFMATGDITNLKTAVNKGLDSGLTVNETKEIIVHLYAYCGFPRALNGLSAVNEVLEERQANGINDVMGKEATPIPADTDILKVGTDVQTKVSGAPVDLTALSPAIDEYLKTHLFGDLFARDVLSFTQREIATISALASMSGTQSQFQAHLNCGLNVGLTPAQLQDIVNVLSTEVNPQIATDAQPILDKVLTARK, via the coding sequence ATGAAAAAATTACTTTGTTTATTTGCCATGGTATGCTTCATATTAGGCACTACAGGAGTATCTTTTGCAAATGCTAAAGATAGTTCACTGAGCGAAAAAGAAAAAGCAATTGTACCTATTGCTTCTTTTATGGCAACAGGTGATATTACCAATTTAAAAACAGCTGTAAATAAAGGCTTAGATAGCGGTCTTACAGTCAATGAAACAAAAGAAATAATCGTTCATTTATACGCATATTGTGGTTTTCCTCGCGCTTTAAATGGACTTAGCGCTGTAAATGAAGTTTTAGAAGAACGTCAAGCAAATGGTATAAATGATGTCATGGGTAAAGAAGCTACACCTATTCCAGCTGATACGGATATCTTAAAAGTGGGCACAGATGTCCAAACAAAAGTTTCTGGCGCACCAGTGGATTTAACAGCTTTATCTCCAGCTATTGATGAATATTTAAAAACTCATCTTTTTGGCGATTTATTTGCACGCGATGTATTGAGCTTTACGCAAAGAGAAATAGCGACTATTTCTGCTCTTGCTAGCATGAGTGGAACGCAAAGCCAATTTCAAGCTCATTTAAATTGCGGACTAAACGTAGGCTTAACCCCTGCACAATTACAAGATATCGTAAATGTATTAAGTACAGAAGTTAATCCTCAAATAGCAACTGATGCTCAACCTATTTTAGATAAAGTTTTAACTGCTCGCAAATAA
- a CDS encoding FadR/GntR family transcriptional regulator — MENREYFAVLQYIKALIIQGELNIGDKLPTERHLSETLSLSRNTVRDAIRIMSSMGLVESRQGSGNYLSNKISRNISATVDFMLLLEQSNYLEINQIRRAIALECFRNIFHKCTPRDIRLLKKVVEKMHQKHRQGHYDKLFHNIILRISNNKLMISIMNALSVICEDLIDNLFKLSNQETLKRIVNSHKQIIESIVNRDELAGYTAVNEHYDLVDKEICRWKEVL, encoded by the coding sequence GTGGAAAACAGAGAATACTTTGCAGTTCTGCAATACATAAAAGCACTCATTATTCAAGGTGAATTAAATATTGGTGATAAATTGCCTACAGAACGTCATTTATCTGAAACATTATCACTGAGTCGCAATACAGTTCGTGATGCCATTCGTATCATGAGCAGTATGGGACTTGTTGAGAGCCGTCAAGGTTCTGGCAATTATCTATCTAATAAAATCAGTCGCAATATCTCAGCAACGGTTGATTTTATGTTACTGCTGGAACAGTCTAATTACCTAGAAATAAATCAAATTAGACGAGCCATTGCTCTAGAATGCTTTCGCAATATCTTTCATAAATGCACACCGCGTGATATTCGTCTGTTAAAAAAAGTTGTTGAAAAAATGCATCAAAAACACCGTCAAGGTCATTACGATAAATTATTTCATAATATCATTCTTAGAATTTCTAACAATAAACTTATGATTAGTATAATGAATGCACTTTCTGTGATTTGCGAAGATTTAATTGATAATTTATTTAAACTTTCTAATCAAGAAACACTGAAAAGAATTGTCAATTCACATAAACAAATCATTGAAAGTATTGTTAATCGTGATGAACTTGCAGGCTATACCGCTGTAAATGAACACTATGATTTAGTTGACAAAGAAATTTGTAGATGGAAAGAGGTTCTTTAA
- a CDS encoding amidohydrolase, with product MNILIKDAKVILPEGIVKEANIAIKDNMIVAVGEVPEGFVADKIINGKDKLATAGFVNAHTHVSMTLLRSYADDMQLMDWLENKIWPIEAKMKKEDIYWGAMLGIAEMLKGGTTTFADMYGDMEQVAQACIDTDIRAVLSRGMIGAAPNGMQALEENKELFRDFNNANNGKITVMFGPHAPYTCPPDFLRKVVAVSEEYNAEIHIHLAETKGEVENCLKDYGKTPIALMEEVGILSRGVLAAHCVYLTDEDIALMKKYNVRVAHNPGSNMKLASGVAPVPKLLKAGVCVGLGTDGASSNNNLDMLEEINLATLLHKVHNLDPLAVPAFKGVQMGTEYGAKAVGLKDVGLIKEGYKADVVLFDLNEPQCYPRHDLISLLAYSMNSSMVNTVLVDGKVVLENKQFTTIDEEKIKYEANRCTMNLLNR from the coding sequence ATGAATATTTTAATTAAAGATGCAAAGGTAATTTTACCAGAAGGCATTGTAAAAGAAGCAAATATTGCTATTAAAGATAATATGATTGTAGCTGTTGGCGAAGTTCCAGAAGGTTTTGTCGCTGATAAAATTATAAATGGTAAAGATAAATTAGCAACAGCAGGTTTTGTCAATGCACATACACATGTTTCCATGACACTTTTGCGCAGTTATGCAGATGATATGCAACTCATGGATTGGTTGGAAAATAAAATTTGGCCGATTGAAGCTAAGATGAAAAAAGAAGACATCTACTGGGGCGCAATGCTTGGTATCGCTGAAATGCTTAAAGGTGGTACTACAACATTTGCTGATATGTATGGTGATATGGAACAAGTAGCACAAGCTTGTATCGATACAGATATCAGAGCTGTGCTTTCTCGTGGCATGATTGGTGCTGCACCAAATGGCATGCAGGCACTTGAAGAAAATAAGGAATTATTCCGTGATTTCAACAATGCTAATAACGGCAAAATCACAGTAATGTTTGGTCCTCATGCACCGTATACTTGCCCACCAGATTTCTTGCGCAAAGTCGTAGCTGTCAGCGAAGAATACAATGCGGAAATTCACATTCATTTAGCTGAAACAAAAGGCGAAGTAGAAAATTGCTTAAAAGATTACGGCAAGACACCGATTGCTTTAATGGAAGAAGTTGGCATTTTAAGCCGTGGCGTATTAGCAGCTCATTGTGTTTATTTAACTGATGAAGATATCGCACTTATGAAAAAATACAATGTACGTGTAGCACACAATCCAGGAAGCAATATGAAACTTGCTAGCGGTGTAGCTCCAGTACCAAAACTTTTAAAAGCAGGCGTTTGCGTAGGTTTAGGCACAGATGGTGCTTCTAGCAATAACAACCTTGATATGCTTGAAGAAATCAATTTAGCTACACTCTTACACAAAGTACACAATTTAGACCCACTTGCTGTACCAGCATTTAAAGGCGTACAGATGGGTACAGAATACGGTGCTAAAGCTGTTGGCTTAAAAGATGTAGGTTTAATTAAAGAAGGATATAAAGCAGATGTTGTATTGTTCGATTTAAATGAACCACAGTGTTATCCACGCCATGATTTGATTTCACTTTTAGCTTATAGCATGAATTCTTCTATGGTAAATACTGTACTCGTTGATGGTAAAGTTGTATTGGAAAATAAACAATTCACAACAATTGATGAAGAAAAAATCAAATATGAAGCAAATCGTTGCACAATGAATTTGTTAAATAGATAA
- a CDS encoding 7-carboxy-7-deazaguanine synthase QueE, which produces MQAGVSEIFSSIQGEGKYVGCRQLFIRLIGCNMNCPYCDTNDVAHDKTVPCILEKAAGYQGDLKLDNPVDIEDLMPYINYRLQSPHHSISITGGEPLLFTDFIRDLAQKVKQFNVPLFLETNGTLPQQLEKVIDIIDIISMDMKLPSDVQKAYWQEHEQFLQVAKQKDVYVKIVVSAESTEEDFVKALDIIKNVDENILLVLQPITPMGGLHEAPPQKMLDWQSKAMQVLKNVRVIPQTHKMMNQL; this is translated from the coding sequence GTGCAAGCTGGAGTTTCAGAAATTTTTTCTTCTATTCAAGGAGAGGGAAAATATGTTGGTTGTCGTCAATTATTTATTCGCTTAATCGGTTGCAATATGAATTGTCCGTATTGTGATACGAATGATGTAGCACATGATAAGACAGTACCTTGCATATTAGAAAAAGCAGCTGGCTATCAGGGCGATTTAAAACTCGATAATCCTGTAGATATAGAAGACTTAATGCCTTATATAAATTATCGCTTGCAAAGTCCGCATCATTCGATAAGCATAACAGGTGGAGAACCGCTTTTATTCACAGATTTTATACGTGATTTAGCTCAAAAAGTAAAACAATTTAATGTACCATTATTCTTAGAAACGAATGGTACTTTGCCACAGCAGTTGGAAAAGGTAATAGATATCATAGATATTATTAGTATGGATATGAAATTGCCTAGCGATGTACAAAAAGCGTATTGGCAAGAACATGAACAATTCTTGCAAGTGGCTAAACAAAAAGATGTTTATGTAAAAATCGTAGTTTCTGCTGAATCAACAGAAGAAGATTTTGTTAAAGCATTGGATATAATAAAAAATGTAGATGAAAATATTCTATTAGTTTTACAGCCGATAACTCCGATGGGGGGATTGCATGAAGCGCCTCCACAAAAAATGCTCGATTGGCAGAGTAAGGCAATGCAGGTATTAAAAAATGTGCGTGTAATACCGCAAACACATAAAATGATGAACCAATTATAA
- a CDS encoding MotA/TolQ/ExbB proton channel family protein has product MSILDFVLSALEIFHHGGWVMYPLLACSIIVVAIGVERFMYYRRTCTANMTVSQKVLALAKEKKWQDIENFCSTRRCFISDVLMNGLRYRSCPISMKESFEEIISVRANGLKRNLNYLDTIVTMAPLLGLLGTVIGMIGSFKVLDVSGDNPALITGGVGEALIATATGLCVAVLALVVHSYFSNRLDGILTDVENVCTLLINKSRGKDE; this is encoded by the coding sequence GTGTCTATATTGGATTTTGTACTTAGTGCATTAGAAATATTTCATCATGGCGGTTGGGTAATGTATCCGTTACTAGCTTGTTCTATCATAGTCGTGGCTATTGGCGTAGAGCGTTTTATGTATTATCGCCGCACTTGCACTGCAAATATGACAGTATCGCAAAAAGTCTTAGCACTAGCTAAAGAAAAAAAATGGCAAGATATAGAGAATTTCTGCTCAACTCGCCGTTGTTTTATCAGTGATGTGTTGATGAATGGCTTAAGATATCGCAGCTGTCCAATATCCATGAAGGAAAGTTTTGAAGAGATTATCTCTGTGCGAGCTAATGGATTAAAGCGCAATTTAAATTATTTGGATACGATTGTTACCATGGCACCGTTACTCGGTCTTTTAGGCACAGTTATCGGCATGATTGGTTCATTTAAAGTATTAGATGTTTCAGGCGATAATCCAGCACTTATAACTGGAGGTGTAGGTGAAGCACTAATTGCTACGGCAACAGGCTTATGTGTAGCAGTATTAGCTTTAGTTGTGCACAGCTATTTTAGTAACCGTTTAGATGGGATTTTAACTGATGTGGAAAATGTTTGTACGCTTTTAATCAATAAATCAAGAGGTAAAGATGAATGA